Proteins encoded in a region of the Aptenodytes patagonicus chromosome Z, bAptPat1.pri.cur, whole genome shotgun sequence genome:
- the MLANA gene encoding melanoma antigen recognized by T-cells 1, whose translation MPRRNHHPDGNFFRGKGHSYLAAEEALGIGLFILVLAILLIFGCWYYKRRSGYKSLRSKSSSVGTIRTVVREGTILDCKMALQGYRNFNSVVPDAPPAYDKIAADQSPPPYSP comes from the exons ATGCCCAGAAGAAACCACCATCCAGATGGCAACTTTTTCAGAGGGAAAGGACACAGCTATCTTGCAGCAGAAGA AGCTCTGGGTATTGGACTCTTCATTTTGGTGCTGGCAATTTTACTTATCTTTGGCTGCTGGTATTACAAAAGACGTAGTGGCTATAAAAGTCTGCGG AGCAAAAGCTCTAGTGTGGGCACAATACGAACTGTGGTACGTGAGGGAACAATACTGGACTGCAAAATGGCTCTGCAGGGGTACAGAAACTTTAATTCTGTG GTACCTGATGCTCCACCAGCTTATGACAAAATTGCTGCAGATCAGTCACCACCACCTTATTCACCATGA